A DNA window from Ammospiza caudacuta isolate bAmmCau1 chromosome 21, bAmmCau1.pri, whole genome shotgun sequence contains the following coding sequences:
- the ENTPD8 gene encoding ectonucleoside triphosphate diphosphohydrolase 8, whose amino-acid sequence MGSKAKAIAGLLAATCVCSVIALILSVVNVKDVLLPPSTKHGLVFDAGSTHTSLYIYRWRADKENGTGIVSQVEACSVSGPGISSYADNPAGAGASLKPCLDRAMKIVPAEQQRETPTYLGATAGMRLLREENSSKAEQVLAEVSKAIGEYPVDFRGARILTGSEEGSFGWITVNYLLETLVKFSFAEKWEHPQDTEVLGALDLGGASTQITFQPGVPVEDRNTSVFFRLYGTNYSLYSHSYLCYGQSQALKMLLAALHQASSSSQIKHPCYPQGYQENITVAELYDSPCVRAPSSASPGLVLTVTGTGDPAACDTAVRRLFNFSCGAQGPCGFNGVYQPPVRGQFLAFAGFYYTFNFLNLTRQQSLREVNTTVHSFCRRNWTELVQSFPKDLKYLHTYCSVAFYILTLLLDGYKFNEHTWSNIHFSRQAANTDIGWTLGFMLNLTNMIPAEALQQVKGHQPGLWAGAVSFLVLAIVAGLVAAFLHCFWKTK is encoded by the exons ATGGGCTCCAAAGCCAAGGCCATTGCCGGTCTCCTGGCAGCCACCTGTGTCTGCAGCGTCATCGCCCTCATTCTGAGCGTGGTGAATGTGAAGGATGTGCTTCTGCCCCCCAGCACCAAG cacggcCTGGTGTTTGATGCTGGCTCCACACACACGTCCCTCTACATCTACCGGTGGCGCGCGGACAAGGAGAACGGCACGGGCATCGTGTCCCAGGTGGAGGCCTGCTCTGTGTCCg GACCCGGCATCTCCAGCTACGCAGACAACCCCGCGGGGGCTGGCGCCAGCCTGAAGCCTTGCCTGGACAGGGCCATGAAGATCGTCCCGGCCGAGCAGCAGCGGGAGACCCCCACGTACCTGGGGGCCACGGCCGGCATGCGGCTGCTGAG ggaggagaaCAGCAGCAAGGCCGAGCAGGTCTTGGCcgaagtgtccaaggccattGGGGAGTACCCTGTGGATTTCCGCGGAGCCCGGATCCTGACGGGCAGCGAGGAGGGCTCCTTTGGCTGGATCACTGTCAACTACCTGCTGGAGACACTGGTCAAG TTCTCGTTTGCAGAGAAATGGGAACATCCCCAGGACACTGAGGTTCTGGGAGCTCTGGACCTCGGCGGTGCCTCGACGCAGATCACCTTCCAGCCCGGGGTCCCCGTGGAGGACAGGAACACGTCCGTGTTCTTCCGGCTCTACGGCACCAACTACTCCCTGTACAGCCACAGCTACCTGTGCTAcgggcagagccaggccctgaagatgctgctggcagctctgcaccaG GCCAGCTCGAGTAGCCAGATCAAGCACCCCTGCTACCCCCAGGGGTACCAGGAGAACATCACCGTGGCAGAGCTCTACGACAGCCCCTGTGTGCGTGCGcccagctcagccagccctggccttgTCCTCACGGTgacggggacaggggacccaGCCGCGTGTGACACGGCCGTGCGGAGACTCTTCAACTTCAGCTGCGGGGCGCAGGGGCCGTGCGGCTTCAACGGGGTCTATCAGCCCCCCGTGCGGGGACAGTTCTTG GCCTTTGCTGGATTCTACTACACCTTCAACTTCCTAAACCTGACCCGCCAGCAGTCTCTGCGTGAAGTCAATACCACAGTCCATTCTTTCTGCCGGAGGAACTGGACAGAG CTGGTGCAGAGCTTCCCAAAGGATTTGAAGTACCTGCACACCTACTGCTCTGTGGCCTTTTACATCCTGACGCTGCTGCTCGATGGCTACAAGTTCAATGAGCACACCTGGAGCAACATCCACTTCAGCAGGCAG gcagcaaacACAGACATCGGGTGGACACTGGGCTTCATGCTGAACTTGACCAACATGATccctgctgaggctctgcagcaggTCAAGGGCCACCAGCCCGGCCTGTGGGCAGGGGCCGTCTCCTTCCTCGTGCTGGCCATCGTGGCAGGCCTGGTGGCTGCTTTCCTGCACTGCTTCTGGAAAACAAAGTAG